A window of Deltaproteobacteria bacterium genomic DNA:
CGCGTTGTTTACCTTTTTACCGATGGATGAAATCAGACAGGTACAGATTCTTACCGATGCCCGTTTGAATATGGCAAAAGCGGTTTTGGCATTTGAGGCGACAGTTATTTCACATGGCAGGGAGGCTGCTTTGTCTGCGTGGAAGGCTTCAGCGGCAGCTTTTGGTGTAAAGCCTGTCGATCCATCCGTCCTTCCGGCAAGCGCTATTCCAAGGGTCGAGGTAGTTCCGGACGATTCTGCTATATGCAGGATAACAATATCGAAAGGGGATCTGGAAAAGGGGATACCGGCCTATGAGTTATTTTATGAGACAAATCTCTGTGCATCGAAAAGTGAGGCCCGGAGAATCATTGCTCAGGGTGGTGGCTATGTGAATGACATTCAGATTAAATCTTTCGATGAAAAGATCGGGATGAATCACTTTGGGGAAGGCAAAAGGATATTTATCCGAAAAGGGAAAAAGAAATATTCCGTCATAGAAAAAGGAGAATAAATCGTTCCCGCGAAATGAGAATGGAATATTATCTAATAAAATAAATTGGTTATCAGTTAGTTAATTTTTTTGAAGTTTTTTCTTGACACCCGATGATAGACGATGTAGAAACCGTTTTCTTTTCTTCACGCAATCATTTTGTTGTTCATGAAACGAAATAATTCTTGACAGAAATTTTTTTTTAGCTTACATCTATAAACTCGTTTTTGAGATGTTCTTTGGAAATTGAATAGTGGGATAATTGATTTGTGGGTCCTTTTTCTTTTTTAAGAAAATGGAAAGAAATGTCTAAGCTAAGGATTAAAAACTGGAGAGATTGATCCTGGCTCAGAACAAACGCTGGCGGCGTGCCTAACACATGCAAGTCGTACGAGAAAATTCGCTTCGGCGAATGAGTAAAGTGGCGCACGGGTGAGTAACGCGTGGATAATCTACCCTTTAGCCGGGAATAACTCACCGAAAGGTGGGATAATACCCGATAAAACTGTTTTACTTCGGTGGAACAGTCAAAGATAGCCTCTGTATACAAGCCTTCACTAAAGGATGAGTCCGCGTACCATTAGCTAGTTGGTGGGGTAATGGCCTACCAAGGCAACGATGGTTAGCTGGTCTGAGAGGATGATCAGCCACACTGGAACTGAGACACGGTCCAGACTCCTAC
This region includes:
- the tyrS gene encoding tyrosine--tRNA ligase; the protein is DCVLQMGGNDQWGNMLAGSDLIRRIEGKNAFSMTFPLITTALGHKMGKTEKGTVWLDAELTSPYDYYQFWINTDDADLERFLALFTFLPMDEIRQVQILTDARLNMAKAVLAFEATVISHGREAALSAWKASAAAFGVKPVDPSVLPASAIPRVEVVPDDSAICRITISKGDLEKGIPAYELFYETNLCASKSEARRIIAQGGGYVNDIQIKSFDEKIGMNHFGEGKRIFIRKGKKKYSVIEKGE